The Zobellia alginiliquefaciens genome contains a region encoding:
- a CDS encoding 2-isopropylmalate synthase, producing the protein MSKDKVQIFDTTLRDGEQVPGCKLDAEQKLVIAERLDNLGVDIIEAGFPISSPGDFKSVSQISDLVKNATVCGLTRAVKKDIEVAAEALKSAKRPRIHTGIGTSDSHIKFKFNSNRDAIIERAVEAVSYAKTFVEDVEFYAEDAGRTDNEFLARVCEAVVKAGATVLNIPDTTGYCLPDEYGAKIKYLKENVTGIHKAILSCHCHNDLGLATANSIAGVINGARQIECTINGIGERAGNTSLEEVVMILRQHPSLNLDTNINSKLLFDTSQMVSQKMGMMVQPNKAIVGANAFAHSSGIHQDGVIKNRETYEIIDPADVGVNESSIVLTARSGRAALAYRAKLVGYELTKLQLDEVYQEFLKFADIHKEISDQDIPKIIEASNISIESIS; encoded by the coding sequence ATGAGTAAAGATAAGGTACAAATTTTTGATACAACGCTTCGTGATGGGGAACAGGTACCCGGTTGTAAATTGGATGCAGAACAAAAATTGGTCATCGCCGAAAGATTGGACAATCTTGGCGTAGATATTATTGAGGCCGGTTTTCCGATATCTAGCCCTGGTGATTTCAAATCCGTAAGCCAAATATCCGACCTCGTTAAAAATGCTACTGTTTGTGGGCTTACCCGTGCGGTAAAAAAAGATATTGAGGTGGCTGCAGAGGCCCTTAAATCAGCAAAAAGACCTCGTATACATACAGGTATAGGAACTTCCGATTCCCATATAAAATTCAAGTTCAACTCCAACAGAGATGCTATAATAGAACGTGCCGTGGAGGCCGTGAGTTATGCCAAAACCTTTGTTGAGGACGTGGAGTTCTACGCAGAAGATGCAGGCCGTACGGACAATGAATTCTTGGCCAGGGTCTGTGAGGCCGTTGTAAAAGCCGGAGCTACGGTTTTAAATATACCGGATACAACGGGCTATTGCTTACCAGATGAATACGGAGCTAAGATAAAATATCTGAAGGAAAATGTAACCGGAATTCATAAAGCAATCCTTTCTTGCCACTGTCATAACGATTTAGGTTTAGCTACCGCAAACTCAATTGCCGGGGTAATAAACGGTGCCCGCCAGATAGAATGTACCATTAACGGTATTGGCGAGCGTGCAGGAAATACCTCTTTAGAAGAAGTGGTGATGATTTTACGCCAACACCCTAGTCTAAACTTGGATACGAATATCAACAGCAAATTACTTTTTGACACGAGCCAAATGGTTTCCCAGAAAATGGGAATGATGGTGCAGCCCAATAAAGCTATTGTTGGAGCAAATGCTTTTGCCCACAGTTCCGGTATTCACCAAGACGGCGTGATTAAGAATAGGGAGACTTATGAAATTATAGACCCCGCAGATGTTGGAGTTAACGAATCTTCTATAGTTCTTACCGCTAGAAGTGGTAGAGCGGCTTTGGCATATAGAGCCAAATTGGTAGGATATGAGCTAACAAAACTTCAGCTTGACGAAGTATATCAAGAGTTCTTGAAATTTGCGGATATTCACAAAGAGATTTCCGATCAAGACATTCCAAAAATCATTGAAGCTAGCAACATAAGCATAGAAAGTATTTCGTAG
- the leuB gene encoding 3-isopropylmalate dehydrogenase: protein MQLKIALLGGDGIGPEVLAQSVKCLKAIEETFNHRFELVEAPVGAIAMSGSGRPLPDKTLQLCRASDAILFGAIGSLEYDNNPEAKVRPEQGLLRLRKELGLFASIRPIKMFPAFLDNSPLKRNIVDNTDLVIFRELTGGIYFGEKTLSEDGTVASDLCSYSEDEISRIAHLAFKTAKKRRKKLTLVDKANVLESSRLWRKTVTEIAKSYPEVTLECLFIDNAAVQMMLNPRQFDVVLTDNMFGDILSDQGSVILGSVGLLPSASVGAENAMFEPFHGSYPQAKGKNIANPVASILSTAMLLQHFNLNEEANAIVAAVHKSFVKKVVTTDVLGSSKYGTDYVGDFISENIVESDESPSINDENIGLGKSTII, encoded by the coding sequence ATGCAGCTAAAAATTGCCCTCCTTGGTGGTGACGGAATTGGACCAGAAGTATTGGCTCAATCCGTAAAATGCCTAAAAGCGATCGAAGAAACGTTCAATCACAGGTTTGAACTCGTTGAAGCGCCCGTGGGTGCAATTGCTATGTCCGGATCCGGAAGACCTTTGCCTGACAAGACCTTGCAATTATGCAGAGCGTCTGATGCTATTCTTTTTGGTGCTATAGGCTCATTAGAATACGACAATAATCCCGAAGCTAAAGTAAGACCTGAACAAGGACTGTTGAGGTTACGTAAGGAGCTTGGTCTTTTTGCCAGTATACGCCCCATAAAAATGTTTCCTGCTTTTTTGGACAATTCTCCTTTAAAGAGAAATATTGTTGATAATACCGATTTGGTAATTTTTAGAGAGCTTACAGGTGGAATCTATTTTGGAGAAAAAACGTTAAGCGAAGATGGCACGGTAGCCTCTGACCTTTGTAGCTATTCCGAAGACGAAATAAGCCGCATAGCGCATTTAGCCTTTAAAACCGCTAAGAAAAGAAGAAAAAAGCTGACTTTAGTAGATAAGGCGAATGTTCTTGAATCTTCTAGACTCTGGAGAAAAACGGTTACAGAAATTGCAAAAAGCTACCCGGAAGTTACCTTGGAATGTCTTTTTATAGATAATGCCGCTGTACAGATGATGTTGAACCCACGCCAGTTTGATGTAGTTTTAACCGATAATATGTTCGGTGACATACTATCTGACCAAGGTAGTGTTATACTTGGCTCCGTAGGCTTGCTTCCATCCGCATCCGTAGGTGCCGAAAATGCAATGTTCGAACCGTTTCATGGATCTTATCCACAAGCAAAGGGAAAGAATATTGCCAACCCTGTAGCCTCAATTTTAAGCACAGCTATGTTGCTACAACATTTTAACCTCAACGAAGAGGCAAATGCCATTGTAGCTGCGGTTCACAAATCTTTCGTGAAAAAAGTGGTTACCACGGACGTCTTAGGAAGCAGCAAATACGGTACGGATTATGTAGGAGATTTCATTTCAGAAAATATTGTAGAATCTGATGAAAGCCCTAGTATTAATGATGAGAACATAGGCTTAGGTAAATCTACTATTATTTAA
- a CDS encoding ABC-F family ATP-binding cassette domain-containing protein: MLSVSNLSVQFGKRVLFDEVNVTFTQGNCYGVIGANGAGKSTFLKILSGQIDPTSGHVHLEPGKRMSILEQNHNAYDESTVLEAVVMGNKPLFAIKQQIDALYADYTDENADKIGELQVQFEEMNGWNADSNAAALLSNLGITEEFHYTLMADIDSKLKVRVLLAQALFGNPDVLIMDEPTNDLDYETINWLENFLADYENTVIVVSHDRHFLDSICTSIADIDFGKMNLYSGNYTFWYESSQLASRQRAQQNKKAEEKAKELQEFIARFSANVAKSKQATSRKKMLSKLKVEDIKPSSRRYPAIIFEREREAGDQILNVEGLSARSEDGDLLFENVNLNLAKGDKVAIISRDSRATTAFYEIINGQKKAEKGEYQWGITTTQSYLPADNSDFFKEDISLVDWLRQWAKTEEEREEVYIRGFLGKMLFSGEEALKKCTVLSGGEKVRCMLSRMMMLRANVVMLDEPTNHLDLESITAFNNSLNNFKGTVMFTTHDHHFAQTVADRIVELTPKGNIDRYLAFDEYMSDKTLREQRNKMYVATV; this comes from the coding sequence ATGCTGTCGGTATCAAATCTATCTGTACAATTTGGAAAAAGGGTCTTGTTCGATGAAGTGAACGTAACCTTTACTCAGGGCAATTGCTATGGGGTGATTGGAGCAAATGGAGCTGGGAAATCTACATTCCTGAAGATTTTATCAGGGCAAATTGATCCAACTTCCGGTCATGTTCATCTTGAACCGGGTAAGCGTATGTCTATTTTAGAACAGAACCACAATGCTTACGATGAATCTACTGTGCTTGAAGCTGTGGTAATGGGGAACAAGCCGCTTTTTGCTATAAAGCAGCAAATAGATGCCCTTTACGCCGATTATACAGATGAGAATGCCGATAAAATTGGAGAACTTCAGGTGCAGTTTGAAGAAATGAACGGTTGGAATGCTGATAGCAATGCCGCGGCTTTATTATCAAACTTAGGTATAACGGAAGAGTTTCATTACACTTTAATGGCAGATATAGATTCAAAACTTAAAGTTCGTGTGCTTTTGGCACAAGCTCTTTTTGGAAATCCAGATGTGTTGATTATGGATGAGCCTACCAACGATCTGGATTATGAAACTATTAACTGGTTAGAAAATTTCCTTGCCGATTATGAAAACACGGTAATTGTTGTTTCCCACGATAGACACTTTTTGGATTCTATCTGTACCAGTATAGCGGATATCGATTTTGGAAAAATGAATCTATATTCGGGTAACTATACCTTCTGGTATGAAAGTAGCCAATTGGCATCACGCCAAAGAGCGCAACAAAATAAAAAGGCAGAGGAAAAGGCTAAGGAATTACAAGAATTTATTGCTCGCTTTAGTGCTAACGTGGCAAAAAGTAAGCAAGCAACATCAAGAAAGAAAATGTTATCCAAGCTTAAAGTGGAAGACATTAAACCATCTAGCAGAAGATACCCAGCCATCATTTTTGAAAGAGAACGGGAAGCGGGAGATCAGATTTTAAATGTAGAAGGACTTTCGGCAAGATCAGAGGATGGTGATTTACTTTTTGAAAATGTAAACTTAAACTTGGCAAAAGGAGATAAGGTTGCGATTATTTCTAGGGATTCTAGAGCAACTACAGCTTTTTATGAAATTATAAATGGCCAAAAGAAGGCGGAAAAAGGGGAGTACCAGTGGGGAATTACAACTACTCAGTCCTACTTGCCGGCAGATAATTCAGACTTCTTTAAAGAGGACATTAGTTTGGTAGACTGGTTGAGACAGTGGGCTAAAACCGAAGAAGAAAGAGAAGAGGTTTACATTCGTGGATTCTTAGGGAAAATGCTTTTTAGTGGTGAAGAGGCCTTAAAAAAATGTACAGTTCTTTCTGGAGGTGAAAAAGTACGTTGTATGTTAAGCAGAATGATGATGCTTAGGGCTAACGTTGTTATGTTGGATGAACCTACCAATCACTTGGATTTGGAGAGTATTACTGCTTTTAACAATAGCCTTAATAACTTTAAGGGAACGGTGATGTTTACCACTCATGATCACCATTTTGCACAAACAGTCGCCGATAGAATCGTTGAATTGACGCCTAAAGGCAACATAGATAGATATTTAGCGTTTGATGAATATATGTCTGACAAGACATTACGGGAGCAACGTAATAAAATGTACGTTGCTACAGTATAG
- the pheT gene encoding phenylalanine--tRNA ligase subunit beta, translated as MQISYNWLKDFLKLDWDSQKTGELLTDLGLEVEGITPFESIKGGLKGIVVGHVLTCEKHPNADKLKITTVDVGDDTPLKIVCGAPNVAKGQKVPVATVGTILYTPEGKAWKIGKGKIRGEESHGMICAEDELGLGSSHEGIMVLDAKLKPGTPCADIFDVEVDEVFEIGLTPNRADAMSHYGVARDLKAGLRQKEITKELITPSISHFNIDNRSLKLQVQVDDSKLVPRYAGITISNLVVKPSPKWLQNRLRAIGINPTNNLVDATNYVLHDLGQPLHAFDADRIHGKKIIVKTLPAGTKFMTLDGEERELHEDDLMICDSEKPMCIAGVFGGINTGVTETTTSIFLESAYFDPVAIRKTAKRHGLNTDASFRFERGIDIENVEYALKRAALLIKEIAGGDITSDIVDFYPKRFDEHQVFLTFKKTYSLVGQEIPQDTIKSILASLDIKVKSVTEAGLGLSIPSYRVDVHREVDVIEEILRVYGYNNIDFGTKLNASTALVSKFDDYKLQSITGDFLAAQGFYEIMTNSLTAPGNAELLDDNSTEESVKMLNPLSNDLSVLRRSMLFTGLETIQYNNNRKKLNLKLFEFGKTYEQKKSKYIENKHLCLYLTGNRNEGGWAGTEKANDFFYLKSIVTNILNRLGISDVTPAPTSNTLFSEGLSLNAGTKDLVSFGLVKKSILKKMNVKQEVLYADFNWSNVISFAEKNSITYREIPKYPEVKRDFALLLDDSITFQKVYELGRKTEKKLLKTINLFDVYKGDKLPEGKKSYAVSFTLQDSQRTLTDKQIDRIMGKLEKTYQNELGAELR; from the coding sequence ATGCAGATTTCATACAACTGGTTAAAAGATTTTCTTAAACTTGATTGGGACTCCCAAAAAACAGGTGAACTTTTAACCGATTTAGGTTTAGAAGTAGAAGGGATCACTCCTTTTGAGTCCATAAAAGGAGGGTTAAAAGGTATTGTCGTAGGACACGTCCTTACTTGCGAAAAGCACCCAAATGCGGACAAACTAAAAATCACTACTGTAGACGTAGGCGACGATACTCCATTAAAAATTGTTTGCGGAGCTCCTAATGTAGCAAAAGGCCAAAAAGTTCCCGTTGCTACCGTTGGAACCATACTTTATACACCAGAGGGCAAAGCTTGGAAAATAGGAAAAGGCAAAATTCGCGGCGAAGAAAGTCATGGTATGATCTGTGCCGAAGATGAATTGGGGCTTGGCTCCAGCCATGAAGGCATTATGGTATTGGACGCCAAACTAAAACCGGGTACTCCTTGTGCAGATATTTTTGACGTAGAGGTTGACGAAGTCTTTGAAATTGGACTCACTCCCAACCGAGCAGATGCTATGAGCCACTATGGCGTAGCAAGAGATTTAAAGGCCGGGCTAAGGCAAAAAGAGATTACTAAAGAGCTGATTACACCTTCTATAAGTCATTTTAACATAGACAACCGCTCACTAAAACTACAAGTACAGGTAGATGATAGCAAGCTGGTTCCCCGTTATGCAGGCATTACCATAAGTAATCTTGTGGTTAAACCATCTCCAAAATGGCTACAAAACAGATTGCGGGCCATTGGCATCAATCCTACAAACAACCTGGTAGATGCCACTAATTATGTTTTGCATGATCTAGGGCAACCATTGCATGCTTTTGATGCTGATCGTATTCACGGTAAAAAGATAATAGTAAAAACACTACCTGCCGGAACAAAATTCATGACTTTAGATGGGGAGGAACGTGAGTTACATGAAGATGATTTAATGATTTGTGATTCTGAAAAGCCAATGTGTATTGCAGGGGTTTTTGGCGGAATAAATACAGGGGTAACGGAAACAACTACTTCCATCTTTCTTGAAAGCGCTTATTTTGATCCTGTGGCCATTAGAAAAACAGCCAAAAGACATGGGTTAAATACGGATGCTTCTTTCCGTTTTGAACGTGGTATTGATATTGAAAACGTAGAGTACGCTCTTAAACGTGCCGCTTTATTAATCAAAGAAATAGCCGGAGGTGATATTACTTCTGACATCGTTGATTTTTATCCGAAGCGATTTGACGAGCATCAAGTTTTTCTAACCTTTAAGAAAACCTATTCTCTAGTTGGGCAGGAAATTCCGCAAGACACTATTAAGTCTATTTTGGCATCATTGGACATTAAGGTCAAAAGTGTTACCGAAGCCGGTCTTGGCCTTTCCATACCAAGCTACAGGGTAGATGTACATCGTGAGGTTGACGTTATTGAAGAGATTCTACGTGTCTACGGTTATAATAATATTGATTTTGGAACAAAGCTAAATGCGTCTACAGCATTGGTTTCCAAGTTTGACGATTACAAACTGCAGAGCATAACCGGAGATTTTTTAGCTGCTCAGGGGTTCTATGAGATTATGACCAATAGCTTAACCGCTCCCGGTAATGCTGAATTATTAGATGATAATTCTACGGAGGAAAGTGTAAAAATGTTGAATCCGTTAAGCAATGATCTGTCCGTTTTGCGTCGTTCTATGTTGTTTACCGGTCTTGAAACAATTCAATACAACAACAACCGTAAAAAACTGAATTTGAAGTTATTTGAATTTGGTAAAACGTACGAGCAAAAAAAATCAAAATATATAGAGAACAAACATCTTTGCCTGTATTTGACCGGAAACAGAAATGAAGGTGGATGGGCCGGAACGGAAAAAGCAAATGATTTTTTCTACCTGAAATCAATTGTAACCAACATTTTAAATCGTTTAGGTATTTCTGATGTTACACCAGCACCTACTTCAAACACATTATTTTCAGAAGGTTTAAGCTTAAATGCGGGAACTAAAGATTTGGTCTCCTTTGGATTGGTTAAAAAATCCATACTAAAGAAAATGAATGTTAAGCAAGAGGTCCTTTATGCCGATTTTAATTGGAGTAACGTAATATCCTTTGCTGAGAAAAATAGCATTACCTATCGTGAAATACCGAAGTATCCTGAAGTAAAACGAGATTTCGCGCTTCTATTGGATGATTCCATTACTTTCCAGAAAGTGTATGAATTAGGAAGAAAAACGGAAAAGAAGCTCCTAAAAACCATTAACCTATTTGATGTTTACAAAGGAGATAAGTTACCTGAAGGAAAAAAATCGTACGCAGTGAGTTTCACCTTACAGGATAGCCAACGCACATTAACGGACAAACAGATAGACCGTATAATGGGTAAACTTGAAAAAACGTATCAAAACGAATTAGGAGCGGAACTAAGATAA
- a CDS encoding fasciclin domain-containing protein: protein MKYFTKVLSCTLFFSFMSLTAQESVSNSNSTYHKTEGKKSIVNSTATSKNHQTLLAVMKATDLEELLDHAGPFTVFAPSDLAFQKISGRTVEYLLHPENRKELKDLLTYHIVAGQITASKILKAMCRGKGKATFTTVQGDTITATMKGLDIILNDSFGNTATIVVADSKQRNGVIHEIDNVILPGKI from the coding sequence ATGAAATACTTTACTAAAGTTCTTTCTTGTACTTTATTCTTTTCTTTTATGTCACTTACCGCTCAAGAAAGTGTAAGTAATTCCAATTCAACTTATCATAAAACTGAAGGTAAGAAGTCAATTGTAAATTCTACGGCAACTTCTAAGAATCACCAAACTCTTTTGGCTGTTATGAAAGCAACAGATTTGGAAGAACTGTTGGATCACGCTGGTCCTTTTACTGTTTTTGCACCATCTGATCTTGCATTTCAAAAGATATCAGGCAGAACTGTGGAGTACTTATTGCATCCAGAAAATAGAAAGGAATTAAAAGATTTATTGACCTACCATATTGTTGCTGGTCAAATTACAGCTTCAAAAATATTGAAGGCTATGTGCAGGGGCAAAGGTAAAGCAACCTTCACTACTGTTCAAGGGGATACGATTACAGCTACTATGAAAGGTTTGGACATCATTCTTAACGACAGCTTTGGTAATACTGCAACAATAGTAGTTGCGGATTCAAAGCAGCGAAATGGTGTTATTCACGAAATTGATAATGTTATACTTCCAGGGAAAATTTAA
- a CDS encoding DMT family transporter: MASSTSFNLGNFLEINLAMVLLSTSGPLGRFIELPVAVTIGIRSIIALILLVLYCRFKGISFGLSSKDKGPIIISGFLMGIHWLAYFVALQKSNVAIGMLSLFTYPVITAFLEPLFLKTKFQKMHLLLGLLVLCGIYFLVPDFSFENSYTVAIGFGIFSALCYAARNLILKKQVSKYQGSVLMAYQMAIICCMLIPAFFYYDLETVPSQWQGLLGLAVVTTVFGHTMFVNCFKYFSITTISILSSIQPVYGILIGALLLSEIPAWSTVVGGCLILTSVIVESVRSYR; this comes from the coding sequence TTGGCTTCAAGTACATCGTTTAATCTGGGGAACTTTTTGGAAATTAATTTGGCAATGGTACTTTTAAGTACTTCCGGCCCATTGGGTAGATTTATAGAATTACCAGTGGCGGTAACTATTGGTATCCGATCTATAATAGCACTCATTTTATTGGTGCTCTACTGCCGTTTTAAAGGTATTTCTTTTGGTTTGAGCAGTAAGGATAAAGGGCCAATTATCATTAGTGGTTTTCTTATGGGTATACACTGGTTGGCCTATTTTGTAGCACTTCAAAAGTCTAATGTGGCCATAGGAATGCTTTCCTTGTTTACCTATCCTGTTATCACTGCTTTTTTAGAGCCTTTGTTTCTCAAAACGAAGTTCCAGAAAATGCATTTGCTTTTGGGGCTTTTGGTGCTTTGTGGTATTTATTTTCTGGTTCCGGATTTTAGTTTTGAAAACAGTTATACGGTAGCCATTGGGTTTGGAATATTTTCTGCACTTTGTTATGCTGCGCGAAATCTTATATTAAAAAAACAAGTGAGCAAATACCAGGGTTCGGTTCTAATGGCATACCAAATGGCGATTATTTGCTGTATGCTTATTCCAGCTTTCTTTTATTACGATTTAGAGACAGTACCGAGCCAGTGGCAGGGTTTGTTAGGACTGGCGGTCGTAACCACAGTTTTTGGTCATACCATGTTCGTGAACTGTTTTAAGTATTTTTCCATTACCACAATTAGTATTTTGAGTAGTATCCAACCTGTTTATGGTATTTTAATTGGTGCTTTATTGCTCTCGGAAATTCCGGCTTGGTCTACCGTAGTAGGGGGCTGTTTAATCTTGACTTCGGTGATTGTGGAGAGTGTTCGGTCTTATCGGTGA
- a CDS encoding peroxiredoxin family protein yields the protein MRKLIFLWAIIIVLVSCKNENESELNQGIWLGQLEVMDGEKLPFNFNVSKNENEAYTIEIYNASEIIKVDEIEIKGDSIRIQTPVFEGYIQGKLSEKSIKGNFIKESLDRVVPFEAFYGVEKRFAVNTTPAVNISGIWETEFSQGTSDSYMGKGIFAENDGKVTGKFRTTTGDYRYLEGVVSGDSLKLSAFDGAHAFLFLAKVTDSTLNGTFYSDNHFKEPFVAKRNESFELPEADELTFLKEGYDKFEFSFPDTNGKMVSLEDKAYKDKVVLVQIMGSWCPNCLDETKFYVNYLNDNHTTDLEMVGLAFEYAKTKELAYKSIERLKQRIGVNYPILLAQYGTSDKEEAQQKLPMLNHVLSYPTTIFIDKKGKVRKIHTGFNGPATGEKYTVFKREFDSYVKMLINE from the coding sequence ATGAGGAAATTGATTTTTTTATGGGCGATAATTATTGTTTTGGTATCCTGTAAAAATGAAAATGAAAGCGAGCTGAACCAAGGTATTTGGTTGGGACAATTAGAAGTTATGGATGGTGAAAAACTACCCTTTAATTTTAATGTTTCAAAAAATGAAAATGAGGCATATACCATTGAAATTTACAATGCTAGTGAAATTATTAAGGTTGATGAAATTGAGATAAAGGGCGATTCAATCCGAATTCAGACGCCTGTTTTTGAGGGGTATATTCAGGGTAAATTGAGTGAGAAAAGTATAAAAGGGAATTTTATAAAGGAAAGTTTGGATAGGGTAGTCCCGTTTGAAGCTTTTTATGGAGTGGAAAAACGTTTCGCTGTAAACACAACGCCCGCTGTAAATATTTCTGGTATTTGGGAAACTGAATTTAGTCAAGGCACTTCCGATAGTTATATGGGAAAAGGAATTTTTGCAGAGAATGATGGTAAGGTTACGGGAAAGTTTAGAACTACAACGGGAGACTATAGGTATTTGGAAGGCGTGGTTTCTGGCGATTCTCTAAAATTGTCTGCTTTTGATGGTGCGCATGCATTTTTGTTTCTGGCCAAGGTTACCGACAGTACCCTTAATGGCACGTTTTATTCTGATAATCATTTTAAAGAACCTTTTGTTGCAAAGCGAAATGAGAGTTTTGAGCTTCCTGAAGCGGACGAGCTTACTTTCTTAAAAGAGGGCTATGATAAGTTTGAGTTTTCTTTTCCTGATACAAATGGAAAGATGGTTTCATTAGAAGATAAAGCTTATAAGGATAAAGTGGTACTAGTTCAGATAATGGGTTCTTGGTGTCCTAATTGCTTGGACGAGACCAAATTCTATGTCAATTATTTAAACGATAATCATACAACGGATTTGGAGATGGTAGGTTTGGCCTTTGAATATGCTAAAACCAAAGAGCTTGCTTATAAAAGTATTGAGCGGCTGAAACAGCGGATAGGAGTGAACTATCCTATTTTATTGGCACAATACGGGACTTCGGATAAAGAGGAGGCACAACAAAAACTTCCTATGTTAAATCACGTTCTGTCTTATCCTACCACTATATTTATTGATAAAAAGGGAAAGGTCAGAAAGATTCATACCGGGTTCAATGGTCCTGCAACAGGAGAAAAGTATACCGTTTTCAAAAGGGAATTTGACAGCTATGTAAAAATGTTGATAAACGAATAG
- a CDS encoding DUF4252 domain-containing protein: MIKRTLFICSLVLLASCRTYNSIDTFYDAHKEDDHVTAVHVPRFMLSLISGISPEMKSLVGNTKDLRYMSFPSTTAAKTEFLNKQMNGITGSSFIEVYRKNDELKRNVVSIREKRDAVKEILIYNNNNQNGSFLYFNGDFDPVKVRQMAQNEEFQKLGNGLINQYQGGGFTPGINEGDEEN; this comes from the coding sequence ATGATTAAAAGAACACTATTCATTTGCAGTCTTGTACTGCTTGCGTCTTGCAGAACCTATAACTCAATAGATACCTTTTACGATGCCCACAAAGAAGATGACCATGTTACGGCGGTACATGTACCTCGTTTTATGCTCTCGCTCATTAGCGGTATATCTCCTGAAATGAAATCCCTCGTTGGGAACACCAAAGACTTGCGCTACATGTCTTTCCCCAGTACTACAGCTGCCAAAACAGAGTTTCTCAACAAACAAATGAACGGTATAACAGGCAGTTCATTTATAGAAGTATACCGTAAGAACGATGAGCTCAAACGAAACGTAGTAAGCATACGTGAAAAGCGGGACGCCGTAAAAGAAATCTTGATATACAACAACAATAACCAGAATGGTTCTTTCCTATATTTCAATGGAGATTTTGACCCGGTAAAAGTCCGCCAAATGGCCCAAAACGAAGAGTTTCAAAAGTTAGGTAATGGGTTGATTAATCAGTACCAAGGTGGTGGGTTTACTCCGGGTATCAATGAAGGTGATGAAGAGAATTAA